A region from the Cryptosporangium arvum DSM 44712 genome encodes:
- a CDS encoding ABC transporter permease, with protein sequence MPAFAALVRAGFRRHSTYRRATLASAFTNSVFGFLKTYVLLAVAANGAVAGYDAAALAMFAWAGQGLIGVVQVFQWNELADRIRTGDIVADLLRPVDPLVSFLAVDLGRALHALAVRLTVPLAVGALFFPLRWPEHRTTWLWVVLSVVLATVTSFATRYLINLLAFWWLDARGPGTLWLVGGTLFTGLAVPIPFFPGWAQTVLWCTPFPWMLQAPLDVLLERGSAVTLVAGGALAAGLTLAAAASAQRVAVRRLVVQGG encoded by the coding sequence GTGCCGGCGTTTGCCGCCCTGGTCAGGGCAGGTTTCCGACGTCATTCCACGTATCGGCGAGCCACGCTCGCGTCCGCGTTCACGAACTCGGTGTTCGGGTTCCTCAAGACCTACGTGCTGCTGGCCGTGGCCGCGAACGGTGCCGTCGCCGGGTACGACGCCGCGGCGCTCGCGATGTTCGCCTGGGCGGGGCAGGGGCTGATCGGTGTCGTCCAGGTGTTCCAGTGGAACGAGCTGGCCGACCGCATCCGCACCGGGGACATCGTCGCCGACCTGCTGCGGCCGGTGGATCCCCTGGTGTCGTTCCTCGCGGTCGACCTCGGCCGCGCGCTCCACGCGCTGGCGGTGCGGCTGACCGTGCCGCTCGCCGTCGGGGCGCTCTTCTTCCCGCTGCGCTGGCCCGAGCACCGCACCACCTGGCTCTGGGTGGTGCTCTCGGTCGTGCTCGCCACCGTGACCAGCTTCGCGACCCGGTACCTGATCAACCTGCTGGCGTTCTGGTGGCTGGACGCGCGCGGGCCGGGCACGTTGTGGCTGGTCGGCGGCACGTTGTTCACGGGTCTGGCGGTGCCGATCCCGTTCTTCCCGGGGTGGGCGCAGACGGTGCTGTGGTGCACGCCGTTCCCGTGGATGCTGCAGGCGCCGCTCGACGTGCTGCTGGAGCGGGGGAGCGCGGTCACGCTCGTCGCCGGTGGTGCGCTCGCCGCCGGGCTGACGCTCGCGGCGGCGGCGTCGGCCCAGCGGGTGGCCGTGCGCCGGTTGGTGGTGCAGGGTGGCTGA
- a CDS encoding ABC transporter permease has protein sequence MAENPYVRLFLAQIRGQTQYRLSFAVDLVLNAGITTIDVLVLLTVFRVTPTLAGFGIGAVLLMTGLAQLAFQLADVAVGNLERVPQYLRTGLLDAVLLRPLSTFGQLIVLDFSIRRAGRIVQGLATYGIALRVAGIEWTPARVLLAVVAPLAGAVCYAAIFTAGAASMFWLVDGGEVVNAVTYGGRDFASYPTAMYGAWFGKLFGFGLGLASVGYLPALALLGRPDPLGTPAWSHWATPAVSVLWALAAAGIWRVGVRRYQSTGS, from the coding sequence GTGGCTGAGAACCCGTACGTCCGGTTGTTCCTGGCCCAGATCCGCGGCCAGACGCAGTACCGGCTCTCGTTCGCCGTCGACCTGGTCCTCAACGCCGGGATCACGACGATCGACGTGCTGGTGCTGCTGACCGTGTTCCGGGTGACGCCGACGCTGGCCGGGTTCGGCATCGGCGCGGTGCTGCTGATGACCGGACTGGCCCAGCTGGCGTTCCAGCTCGCGGACGTCGCGGTCGGCAACCTCGAGCGCGTGCCGCAGTACCTGCGTACCGGGCTGCTCGACGCGGTGCTGCTGCGCCCGCTCTCGACGTTCGGGCAACTGATCGTGCTCGACTTCTCGATCCGGCGGGCCGGCCGGATCGTGCAGGGGCTCGCGACCTACGGGATCGCGCTCCGGGTGGCCGGCATCGAGTGGACGCCGGCGCGCGTGCTGCTCGCCGTCGTCGCCCCGCTCGCCGGAGCGGTCTGTTACGCAGCGATCTTCACGGCCGGTGCCGCGTCGATGTTCTGGCTGGTGGACGGAGGAGAAGTGGTGAACGCGGTGACGTACGGAGGTCGCGACTTCGCGAGTTATCCGACCGCGATGTACGGCGCGTGGTTCGGCAAGCTGTTCGGTTTCGGGCTGGGCCTGGCGTCGGTCGGTTACCTGCCCGCGCTCGCGCTACTCGGGCGCCCCGACCCGCTGGGCACCCCCGCCTGGTCGCACTGGGCCACGCCGGCCGTCAGCGTTCTGTGGGCGCTCGCGGCCGCCGGGATCTGGCGTGTCGGGGTACGCCGCTACCAGAGCACCGGCTCATGA
- a CDS encoding ABC transporter ATP-binding protein, whose product MSVVVVDGLRKDFTVWAKKGRLRRERRSVPAVDGVDLRIEPGEMVGYLGPNGAGKSTTLKMFTGILTPSSGTVRVCGLDPVPERARLARRIGAVFGQRSQLWWDLPLAESFTLLRSVYRVAPTDHAKRLAECRELLDLDEFLATPVRQLSLGQRMRGELTAALLHDPELLFLDEPTIGLDVVSKEAVRGFLAELNQRYGTTLVLTTHDLADIERLCGRLVVVDHGRIVHDGTLAALHERYGSRRRLVVELDEPHQPLDVPGATTESVEADGRRQTLALDGPLPAVVAAVAAAAPLRDLRVLEPAIEEVVTRLFRRS is encoded by the coding sequence ATGAGCGTCGTGGTGGTGGACGGGCTCCGCAAAGACTTCACGGTGTGGGCCAAGAAGGGCCGGCTGCGCCGCGAGCGTCGCTCGGTCCCGGCCGTGGACGGCGTCGATCTGCGGATCGAGCCCGGCGAGATGGTGGGCTACCTCGGGCCGAACGGCGCCGGGAAATCCACCACGCTCAAGATGTTCACCGGCATCCTGACGCCGTCGAGCGGAACCGTGCGGGTGTGCGGCCTCGACCCGGTACCCGAACGGGCCCGGTTGGCCCGCCGGATCGGGGCGGTGTTCGGGCAGCGCAGCCAGCTGTGGTGGGATCTGCCGCTGGCCGAGTCGTTCACGCTGCTCCGGTCGGTGTATCGCGTGGCCCCCACCGACCACGCGAAGCGGCTGGCCGAGTGCCGCGAACTGCTCGACCTCGACGAGTTCCTGGCTACCCCGGTCCGCCAGCTCTCCCTGGGCCAGCGGATGCGCGGCGAACTCACCGCGGCCCTGCTGCACGACCCGGAACTGCTCTTCCTCGACGAACCGACGATCGGCCTGGACGTCGTCAGCAAAGAAGCGGTGCGTGGTTTCCTGGCCGAGCTGAACCAGCGGTACGGCACCACGCTGGTGCTCACCACGCACGACCTGGCCGACATCGAGCGGCTCTGCGGGCGGCTCGTCGTCGTGGACCACGGCCGGATCGTGCACGACGGAACGCTCGCGGCCCTGCACGAGCGCTACGGCTCCCGCCGCCGGCTCGTCGTCGAACTCGACGAGCCGCACCAGCCCCTGGACGTGCCCGGGGCCACCACCGAGTCCGTCGAAGCCGACGGGCGACGCCAGACGCTCGCGCTGGACGGCCCGCTCCCGGCCGTGGTGGCCGCCGTCGCCGCGGCGGCCCCGCTGCGTGACCTGAGAGTGCTCGAGCCCGCGATCGAGGAGGTGGTTACTAGACTTTTTCGCCGATCTTGA
- a CDS encoding DUF3043 domain-containing protein: MSLLRRKSTPVSDEVPETVEPVSEPSGKAYTPGKGRPTPKRTANSRPRNVTAAAGPTDKKAMRAKMREERSKAYEGMRRGEEKYLSPRDKGPVRRLVRDLVDARRNVGSYFLVGALAVLLFSQPQWPSAVRFGANILWLLLIVAILADVFLISRLIRKNVRERFPNAPDKMGGLTFYGVMRSVQFRRMRTPGPQVKIGEKV, encoded by the coding sequence GTGAGCCTTCTCCGTCGCAAGTCCACCCCCGTTTCCGACGAAGTTCCGGAGACGGTCGAGCCGGTGTCCGAGCCCTCGGGTAAGGCTTACACCCCCGGTAAGGGCCGGCCGACGCCGAAGCGCACCGCGAACAGCCGGCCCCGCAACGTGACGGCCGCCGCCGGGCCCACCGACAAGAAGGCCATGCGGGCCAAGATGCGCGAGGAGCGCTCCAAGGCCTACGAGGGCATGCGCCGGGGCGAGGAGAAGTACCTCAGCCCCCGCGACAAGGGACCGGTGCGGCGGCTCGTGCGCGACCTGGTCGACGCGCGCCGCAACGTCGGGTCGTACTTCCTGGTCGGTGCGCTGGCCGTGCTGCTGTTCTCGCAGCCGCAGTGGCCCTCGGCCGTGCGGTTCGGGGCCAACATCCTCTGGCTGCTGCTGATCGTCGCGATCCTGGCCGACGTGTTCCTGATCTCGCGCCTGATCCGGAAGAACGTCCGGGAGCGGTTCCCGAACGCGCCCGACAAGATGGGCGGCCTGACGTTCTACGGCGTGATGCGGTCGGTGCAGTTCCGCCGCATGCGCACGCCGGGGCCGCAGGTCAAGATCGGCGAAAAAGTCTAG
- the nadA gene encoding quinolinate synthase NadA: protein MSTDLGLPALTAQGFAEPSPTAAALLLLGRGTDPDSERGVDCPGDLPAASDPGLVERATKAREQLGDRAFVLGHHYQRDEVIQFADVTGDSFKLARDAAARPDAEYIVFCGVHFMAESADILTRPDQQVILPDLAAGCSMADMAGDQQVHEAWEVLKDAGVADATVPVSYMNSSAAIKAFTGRHGGTICTSSNAKKALDWAFTQGEKVLFLPDQHLGRNTAVLELGQSLDDCVLFDPHKPGGGLTPQQLRDASMILWRGHCSVHGRFSLDSVLDVRDRIPGVNVLVHPECRHEVVTAADYVGSTEYIIKMLDAAPAGSSWAIGTELNLVRRLALAHPDKTIVFLDRTVCFCSTMNRIDLPHLVWSLESLARGEVVNRITVDSETAHFARVALDQMLALPG, encoded by the coding sequence GTGAGCACCGACCTCGGGCTACCGGCCCTGACCGCTCAGGGCTTCGCGGAGCCCTCCCCCACCGCCGCCGCGTTGCTCCTGCTCGGCCGGGGCACCGACCCCGACTCCGAGCGGGGCGTCGACTGCCCGGGCGACCTACCGGCCGCCTCCGACCCGGGACTGGTCGAACGCGCGACGAAGGCCCGGGAGCAGCTCGGCGACCGTGCGTTCGTCCTCGGCCACCACTACCAGCGCGACGAGGTCATCCAGTTCGCCGACGTCACCGGCGACTCGTTCAAGCTCGCCCGGGACGCCGCCGCGCGTCCGGACGCCGAGTACATCGTCTTCTGCGGTGTGCACTTCATGGCCGAGTCGGCCGACATCCTCACCCGCCCCGACCAGCAGGTGATCCTGCCGGACCTGGCGGCCGGGTGCTCGATGGCCGACATGGCAGGAGACCAGCAGGTCCACGAGGCCTGGGAGGTGCTGAAGGACGCCGGCGTCGCCGACGCCACGGTGCCGGTCAGCTACATGAACTCCTCGGCCGCGATCAAGGCGTTCACCGGACGCCACGGCGGCACGATCTGTACGTCTTCGAACGCCAAGAAGGCCCTGGACTGGGCTTTCACCCAGGGCGAGAAGGTGCTGTTCCTGCCCGACCAGCACCTCGGCCGCAACACCGCGGTACTCGAGCTCGGCCAGAGCCTCGACGACTGCGTGCTGTTCGACCCGCACAAGCCCGGCGGCGGCCTCACCCCGCAGCAGCTGCGTGACGCGTCGATGATCCTCTGGCGCGGGCACTGCTCGGTGCACGGGCGCTTCAGCCTCGACTCGGTGCTCGACGTCCGCGACCGGATCCCGGGAGTCAACGTTCTGGTGCACCCCGAGTGCCGCCACGAGGTCGTGACCGCCGCCGACTACGTCGGCTCGACCGAGTACATCATCAAGATGCTCGACGCCGCGCCCGCCGGTTCGTCGTGGGCGATCGGCACCGAGCTGAACCTGGTGCGCCGGCTCGCGCTCGCCCACCCGGACAAGACGATCGTGTTCCTCGACCGCACGGTGTGCTTCTGCTCGACGATGAACCGCATCGATCTGCCGCACCTGGTGTGGTCGCTGGAGTCGCTGGCGCGGGGCGAGGTCGTCAACCGGATCACCGTGGATTCCGAAACGGCCCACTTCGCCCGAGTTGCGCTCGATCAGATGCTGGCGCTGCCGGGGTGA
- a CDS encoding glycerate kinase, with protein sequence MRVLVAPDSFGGTLSAGEAAAAIAAGWAREAPDDTVVTRPLSDGGPGLVEVIRATLGGELVPVAARGPRLEPLDASFLLLDGVAYLECATVAGLQLVPEPERDPKVTTTYGLGLLLAAAVEAGARTAVIGLGGSVTNDGGAGLLAALGAGPVGVSGTALPPGGAALRVCEGLAGVPALRGVEIVAATDVDNPLTGIHGASAVYGPQKGASDNDVQILDAALEHWATVLERDLPGCPPGVGLLPGAGAAGGLGVALLALGGRREAGIGLVRRLIGFDTAVADADLVVTGEGSFDYQSLRGKVVAGVASAAAEHGAPCVVLAGRVAVGRQEAAAAHVDETRSLVDHAGLDRAMNDAAEVLSDLAARTARDWSRARPVR encoded by the coding sequence ATGCGCGTACTCGTGGCTCCGGACAGTTTCGGCGGGACGTTGTCGGCCGGTGAGGCCGCGGCCGCGATCGCGGCCGGTTGGGCGCGGGAAGCGCCCGACGACACCGTGGTGACCCGCCCGCTGTCCGACGGCGGCCCGGGCCTGGTCGAGGTGATTCGCGCCACGCTCGGCGGCGAGCTGGTGCCGGTGGCGGCGCGCGGGCCGCGCCTGGAGCCGCTCGACGCCTCGTTCCTGCTGCTCGACGGCGTCGCCTACCTGGAGTGCGCGACGGTGGCCGGCCTTCAGCTGGTGCCCGAGCCGGAGCGCGACCCGAAGGTCACCACCACCTACGGCCTCGGGCTCCTGCTGGCCGCCGCGGTGGAGGCCGGTGCTCGCACCGCCGTGATCGGGCTCGGGGGGAGCGTCACCAACGACGGGGGAGCGGGGCTGCTGGCCGCGCTCGGGGCCGGTCCGGTGGGTGTCTCCGGTACCGCGCTGCCGCCCGGGGGCGCGGCGCTGCGGGTCTGCGAGGGCCTGGCCGGCGTCCCGGCGCTGCGCGGAGTGGAGATCGTCGCGGCGACCGACGTCGACAACCCGCTGACCGGCATTCACGGCGCGTCGGCGGTGTACGGGCCGCAGAAGGGAGCGTCGGACAACGACGTCCAGATCCTGGACGCGGCGCTGGAGCACTGGGCGACGGTCCTGGAGCGGGACCTCCCCGGCTGCCCACCGGGCGTCGGCCTTCTTCCGGGCGCGGGCGCGGCGGGTGGCCTCGGGGTGGCGTTGCTCGCGCTCGGCGGGCGGCGGGAGGCGGGGATCGGGCTGGTGCGGCGGCTGATCGGCTTCGACACCGCGGTCGCCGACGCCGACCTGGTCGTCACCGGTGAGGGCTCGTTCGACTACCAGTCGTTGCGCGGGAAGGTCGTCGCCGGGGTCGCGTCGGCCGCGGCGGAGCACGGCGCGCCGTGCGTCGTCCTGGCCGGGCGGGTGGCGGTCGGCCGGCAGGAGGCCGCGGCGGCCCACGTCGACGAGACGCGGTCGCTCGTCGACCACGCCGGCCTGGACCGCGCGATGAACGACGCGGCCGAGGTGTTGAGCGATTTGGCCGCGCGCACCGCCCGTGACTGGAGCCGGGCCCGGCCGGTTCGCTGA
- a CDS encoding HesB/IscA family protein produces the protein MTVSDTHEHASTTDGVVLTDGAASKVKALLDQEGRDDLRLRIAVQPGGCSGLRYQLFFDERSLDGDTILDFSGVEVAVDRMSKPYLGGATIDFVDTIEKQGFTIDNPNATGSCACGDSFH, from the coding sequence GTGACCGTCTCCGACACCCACGAGCACGCCTCGACCACCGACGGGGTCGTCCTCACCGACGGCGCCGCCAGCAAGGTCAAGGCCCTGCTCGACCAGGAGGGCCGGGACGACCTGCGCCTGCGCATCGCCGTCCAGCCCGGCGGTTGTTCCGGCCTCCGGTACCAGCTTTTCTTCGACGAGCGCTCGCTCGACGGTGACACGATTCTCGACTTCAGTGGTGTCGAGGTCGCGGTGGACCGGATGAGCAAGCCCTACCTGGGCGGGGCGACGATCGACTTCGTCGACACGATCGAGAAGCAGGGCTTCACGATCGACAACCCCAACGCGACCGGGTCCTGCGCCTGCGGCGACTCGTTCCACTGA
- a CDS encoding carbohydrate kinase family protein: MKIAVTGSIATDHLMHFPGRFATQLMPDQLDRVSLSFLVDDLVVRRGGVAANIAFGMGQLGLRGILVGAVGNDFADYRSWLERHGVDCDSVHVSEYAHTSRFVCTTDDDMCQIASFYAGAMSEARNIELGPIDERVGGLDLVLIGANDPEAMVRHTAECRQRGLRFAADPSQQLARMTGDQTRQLIDGAAFLFTNEYEKTLLENKTGYSEDELLDRVEIRVTTLGKDGVEIVGRGIERIHVECATEAAKADPTGVGDGFRAGFLTALSWGLELRRAAEVGNLLATYVLETVGTQEYSVDTTEFVKRLGGDYGDLAAEQVASYL, translated from the coding sequence ATGAAAATCGCCGTCACCGGGTCGATCGCGACCGATCATCTGATGCACTTCCCGGGTCGGTTCGCCACCCAGCTGATGCCCGATCAGCTCGACCGCGTCTCGCTGTCTTTCCTGGTCGACGACCTGGTCGTCCGGCGGGGCGGGGTGGCTGCCAACATCGCGTTCGGGATGGGGCAGCTCGGGCTGCGCGGCATCCTGGTCGGCGCGGTCGGCAACGACTTCGCCGACTACCGCTCCTGGCTGGAGCGCCACGGTGTCGACTGCGACTCCGTGCACGTCTCCGAGTACGCGCACACGTCTCGCTTCGTCTGCACCACCGACGACGACATGTGCCAGATCGCGTCGTTCTACGCGGGCGCGATGAGCGAGGCACGCAACATCGAGCTCGGGCCGATCGACGAGCGCGTCGGAGGGCTCGACCTGGTGCTGATCGGCGCCAACGACCCGGAGGCCATGGTCCGCCACACGGCCGAGTGCCGGCAGCGGGGGCTGCGCTTCGCCGCCGACCCGTCGCAGCAGCTCGCCCGCATGACCGGCGACCAGACGCGTCAGCTCATCGACGGCGCCGCGTTCCTGTTCACCAACGAGTACGAGAAGACGCTCCTGGAGAACAAGACCGGTTACTCCGAGGACGAGCTGCTCGACCGGGTCGAGATCCGGGTCACCACGCTCGGCAAGGACGGCGTCGAGATCGTCGGCCGGGGCATCGAGCGGATCCACGTGGAGTGCGCCACCGAGGCGGCGAAGGCCGACCCGACCGGCGTCGGCGACGGGTTCCGCGCCGGGTTCCTCACCGCGCTGTCGTGGGGGCTGGAGCTGCGGCGGGCGGCCGAGGTGGGCAACCTGCTCGCCACCTACGTGCTCGAGACCGTCGGTACGCAGGAGTACTCGGTCGACACGACCGAGTTCGTTAAGCGCCTCGGCGGCGACTACGGCGACCTCGCCGCCGAGCAGGTCGCCTCGTACCTCTAG
- a CDS encoding sulfurtransferase TusA family protein → MTPDLILDCLGLRCPLPVIHLARRIGEVEVGGVVRVLADDPAARNDVPAWCRLKSHEYLGSDGTAHDVRRVQ, encoded by the coding sequence GTGACGCCGGATCTCATTCTCGACTGCCTGGGCCTGCGCTGCCCGCTCCCGGTGATCCACCTGGCCAGGCGCATCGGCGAGGTGGAGGTCGGCGGGGTCGTCCGTGTCCTCGCCGACGATCCGGCCGCCCGGAACGACGTCCCGGCCTGGTGCCGCTTGAAGTCGCACGAGTACCTGGGCTCCGACGGCACGGCTCACGACGTCCGCCGGGTGCAGTAG
- a CDS encoding cysteine desulfurase family protein — translation MSDQPVPPIRTYFDAATAVPLHPVAKQALAAALEDGWADPARLYTEARRAGQLLDAARAVVAEVIGARPDEVTFCANGTVAAHLAVLGGLAGRRRAGSVFVHSAVEHSAVLHAAEQHDAAQQAAGTTGTSVPVGVDRAGRVSTSAFAEAVRAPGVALAALMSANHEVGTAQPVSEVAAACASAGVPLFVDAAQTLGRAPVPGGWSLMSGSARKWGGPAGVGVLVVRTGTRWTTPYPADERERGRFAGASNLPAIVAAAASLRAVHADAAAEAARLGPLVDRIRERVAATVPDVEVVGDPVDRLPNLVTFSCLYVDGEALLHALDARGFAVSSGSSCTSSTLSPSHVLEAMGVLSHGNVRVSLHSGTTGAEVERFLTELPAIVAELRATAGVTGL, via the coding sequence GTGTCCGACCAGCCGGTACCACCAATACGGACGTACTTCGACGCTGCCACGGCCGTGCCTCTCCACCCGGTGGCCAAACAGGCGCTCGCGGCCGCGCTCGAGGACGGCTGGGCCGATCCGGCCCGCCTGTACACCGAGGCCAGGCGGGCCGGGCAACTGCTCGACGCCGCCAGGGCCGTGGTCGCCGAGGTGATCGGCGCGCGCCCGGACGAGGTCACGTTCTGCGCGAACGGCACGGTGGCCGCTCACCTCGCCGTGCTCGGCGGGCTGGCCGGGCGGCGCCGGGCCGGCTCGGTGTTCGTCCACTCGGCGGTCGAGCACTCGGCCGTGCTCCACGCGGCCGAACAGCACGACGCGGCCCAGCAGGCCGCGGGAACGACCGGTACGTCCGTACCGGTGGGAGTGGACCGCGCGGGCCGAGTGTCCACGTCGGCCTTCGCCGAAGCGGTCCGCGCGCCCGGGGTCGCGCTGGCCGCGCTGATGAGCGCGAACCACGAGGTCGGCACCGCGCAACCGGTCTCCGAGGTCGCGGCGGCGTGCGCCTCGGCGGGCGTTCCCCTCTTCGTGGACGCCGCTCAGACGCTGGGCCGGGCGCCGGTGCCGGGCGGCTGGTCGTTGATGTCCGGGAGCGCGCGGAAGTGGGGCGGCCCGGCCGGGGTGGGCGTCCTCGTCGTGCGTACCGGCACGCGCTGGACCACGCCGTACCCCGCCGACGAACGGGAGCGCGGCCGTTTCGCGGGGGCGTCGAACCTGCCGGCGATCGTCGCGGCCGCCGCCTCGCTGCGCGCGGTCCACGCCGACGCCGCCGCCGAGGCCGCACGGCTCGGCCCGCTCGTCGATCGCATCCGGGAACGGGTGGCGGCCACCGTGCCGGACGTCGAGGTGGTGGGTGACCCGGTCGACCGGCTGCCGAACCTGGTCACGTTCTCGTGCCTCTACGTGGACGGTGAGGCGCTGCTGCACGCGCTGGACGCGCGGGGGTTCGCGGTGTCGTCCGGGTCGTCGTGCACGTCCTCGACGCTCTCCCCGTCGCACGTGCTCGAGGCGATGGGCGTGCTCAGCCACGGCAACGTGCGGGTGTCGCTGCACTCCGGCACCACCGGGGCCGAGGTGGAGCGGTTCCTCACCGAACTGCCGGCGATCGTCGCCGAGCTGCGCGCCACCGCGGGGGTGACCGGGCTGTGA
- the coxB gene encoding cytochrome c oxidase subunit II, with translation MGANPSASAERRSRRSRAGRIVAVTGIAGASALLLSGCSTEEVLRFGWPKGITPQAEQMMDLWTGSVIAALAVGVFVWGLIFWAVIRYRKKSDELPVQTRFNLPIEILYTAVPFLIIAVLFYYTAIVQTYVDKQKANPDVTVSVVAFKWNWQFLYPEELDTDRQPIGTVGSTEEIPVLVVPTGQRIRFVETSNDVIHSFWVPALLFKRDVVPGRTNSFEATINSGEEGAYVGRCAELCGTYHANMNFELRAVTPEKFDQFIEAKKTGASTHDALQQIGESPVATTTTPFNTDRTARQPS, from the coding sequence GTGGGGGCAAACCCGTCAGCGAGTGCCGAGCGTCGTAGTCGGCGTTCTCGGGCCGGGCGCATCGTCGCTGTCACCGGCATTGCCGGGGCGTCGGCGCTGCTGCTGTCCGGCTGCTCCACCGAGGAAGTGCTCCGGTTCGGGTGGCCCAAGGGCATCACCCCACAGGCCGAGCAGATGATGGACCTCTGGACCGGCTCGGTCATCGCCGCGCTCGCCGTCGGAGTGTTCGTCTGGGGCCTGATCTTCTGGGCGGTCATCCGCTACCGCAAGAAGAGCGACGAACTGCCGGTGCAGACGCGGTTCAACCTGCCGATCGAGATCCTGTACACGGCGGTCCCGTTCCTGATCATCGCGGTGCTCTTCTACTACACCGCGATCGTCCAGACGTACGTGGACAAGCAGAAGGCCAACCCGGACGTCACGGTCTCGGTCGTCGCTTTCAAGTGGAACTGGCAGTTCCTCTACCCGGAGGAGCTCGACACCGATCGGCAGCCGATCGGCACCGTCGGGTCCACCGAGGAGATCCCGGTGCTGGTCGTGCCGACCGGCCAGCGGATCCGGTTCGTCGAGACGTCGAACGACGTCATCCACTCCTTCTGGGTGCCGGCGCTGCTGTTCAAGCGCGACGTGGTCCCGGGGCGGACGAACTCGTTCGAAGCGACGATCAACTCCGGTGAAGAGGGTGCGTACGTCGGCCGGTGCGCCGAGCTGTGCGGCACCTACCACGCCAACATGAACTTCGAGCTCCGGGCGGTCACGCCGGAGAAGTTCGACCAGTTCATCGAAGCGAAGAAGACCGGGGCGTCGACCCACGACGCGTTGCAGCAGATCGGTGAGTCGCCCGTCGCCACCACGACGACGCCGTTCAACACCGACCGCACCGCGCGTCAGCCGAGCTAG
- a CDS encoding cytochrome c oxidase subunit 4 codes for MKSESRIFNLLALFLFAMAAVYGVWTSKIDEGTEWVGVVALILSGLLCGMCGQFFSLVARRIEPRPEDRSDAEISEGAGDLGFFSPGSYWPFGIAVAASIAGLGVAYWFPWLIALGVIAVLFAVTGLLFEYYTRTGEH; via the coding sequence ATGAAGAGCGAATCCAGGATCTTCAACCTGCTCGCCCTGTTCCTGTTCGCGATGGCGGCGGTGTACGGCGTCTGGACGTCGAAGATCGACGAGGGCACCGAGTGGGTCGGCGTGGTCGCGCTGATCCTGTCGGGTCTGCTGTGCGGCATGTGTGGTCAGTTCTTCTCGCTCGTCGCCCGGCGCATCGAGCCCCGGCCGGAGGACCGGTCGGACGCGGAGATCTCCGAGGGCGCCGGTGACCTGGGCTTCTTCAGCCCGGGCAGCTACTGGCCGTTCGGCATCGCGGTGGCCGCGAGCATCGCCGGCCTGGGTGTCGCGTACTGGTTCCCGTGGCTGATCGCCCTCGGCGTCATCGCGGTCCTGTTCGCCGTGACGGGCCTGCTTTTCGAGTACTACACCCGCACGGGCGAGCACTGA
- a CDS encoding nucleotidyltransferase domain-containing protein, with the protein MPPPLPPRVAAAVAATVAELVAAGTSGVVLLGSQSRGDAHEHSDVDLVALGSGPEYTHRQLGGLLMSVSWRTGDAVRVSFADPKLAGSTVPGWRGAVILHDAEGTANELVAEAGAWRWSDIEGPRRAWIAGQMTGRAEVVQRLVGSLAAGRRTSAAVTRNRLATRLPVVAAVHHRILYDSEHRLFDLVADAMGPSWRRSQDAALGLRGEQLPDSCRAALGLYAQLAPVVEPYLTPDQQAVVRSAAELAWAAQHAA; encoded by the coding sequence GTGCCGCCCCCTCTCCCCCCGCGGGTTGCCGCCGCGGTGGCGGCGACCGTCGCAGAGCTCGTTGCTGCCGGAACCTCCGGCGTCGTGCTGCTCGGTAGCCAGAGCCGCGGCGATGCCCACGAGCACAGCGACGTCGATCTGGTGGCGCTGGGGAGCGGGCCGGAGTACACCCACCGGCAGCTCGGTGGCCTGCTCATGTCGGTGTCCTGGCGTACCGGAGATGCGGTGCGGGTCTCGTTCGCCGATCCCAAGCTCGCCGGGAGCACGGTTCCCGGCTGGCGCGGCGCGGTGATCCTGCACGACGCCGAGGGCACCGCGAACGAACTCGTCGCCGAGGCCGGGGCGTGGCGCTGGTCGGACATCGAGGGGCCCCGCCGGGCCTGGATCGCCGGGCAGATGACCGGGCGGGCCGAGGTCGTGCAACGCCTGGTGGGTTCGCTGGCCGCGGGGCGGCGCACGTCCGCCGCCGTGACGCGCAACCGCCTGGCCACCCGCTTACCCGTGGTCGCCGCCGTGCACCACCGGATCCTGTACGACAGCGAGCACCGGCTGTTCGACCTGGTCGCCGACGCCATGGGGCCGTCGTGGCGCCGCTCGCAGGACGCCGCCCTGGGGCTGCGGGGCGAGCAGCTCCCCGACTCCTGCCGAGCCGCACTGGGCCTCTACGCCCAGCTCGCTCCGGTCGTCGAGCCCTACCTCACCCCCGACCAGCAAGCGGTCGTCCGCTCCGCCGCCGAACTCGCCTGGGCCGCCCAACACGCTGCCTGA